The proteins below are encoded in one region of Sulfolobus sp. A20:
- a CDS encoding 3-isopropylmalate dehydratase large subunit has product MSPKTLTEKILSRAAGKEVSPGDVIEANVDIVAFHDLTGYHVIEVMEKAQMLKVFDRNKIVIAFDHLAPPPDVRSAEIQVYIRKFVKSQNIPNFYDINYGILHEVMLEQYANPGQVILAADSHTTTSGAIGAFAQGMGASDIAAAAITGKTWLVVPQPFKVVLEGKPAKWITGKDVALKLLGDFKADYFNGMSIEVFVKEPLSFPMDYRATVSNMGIEMNADVLMFNPDQETVRYVKEMRGYEPPLIKADENAKYVDEYTINLEKMEPLVAAPHSVDNVKVVNELEGTPIDQVYIGSCTNGRLSDFEIAAKIMKGRKVKTRCIAIPASYKMFKEAMERGYIETLVNAGCIVTYGTCGPCLGGHFGIAGPGENVLSTSSRNFKGRMGSNDSKVYLSGPAVAAISALEGKITDPRVI; this is encoded by the coding sequence ATGTCTCCTAAAACGTTAACGGAGAAGATCTTAAGTAGAGCAGCTGGCAAAGAAGTATCTCCCGGCGATGTAATAGAGGCTAATGTAGATATAGTAGCTTTCCATGATCTAACTGGATATCATGTTATAGAAGTAATGGAAAAAGCTCAGATGTTAAAGGTTTTTGATAGGAATAAAATAGTAATAGCTTTTGATCACCTAGCACCACCACCAGATGTAAGAAGTGCTGAGATACAAGTCTATATAAGGAAATTTGTGAAATCCCAAAACATACCTAACTTTTATGATATAAATTATGGAATATTACATGAAGTAATGTTAGAACAATACGCAAATCCTGGTCAAGTTATATTAGCAGCAGATAGCCATACTACTACTTCTGGAGCAATAGGAGCTTTTGCTCAAGGTATGGGAGCTAGTGACATAGCAGCTGCAGCCATAACCGGAAAGACATGGCTAGTAGTTCCGCAACCATTTAAGGTCGTTCTAGAAGGTAAACCTGCTAAATGGATAACTGGAAAAGACGTTGCTCTAAAATTGTTAGGAGATTTCAAAGCTGATTACTTTAATGGAATGTCTATAGAGGTTTTCGTAAAAGAGCCATTAAGCTTTCCAATGGACTATAGAGCTACAGTTTCAAATATGGGCATTGAAATGAACGCTGATGTGCTAATGTTCAATCCAGACCAAGAGACTGTGAGATATGTTAAGGAAATGAGAGGTTATGAGCCACCTTTAATTAAGGCTGATGAAAACGCAAAATACGTAGATGAGTACACGATAAACTTAGAAAAGATGGAGCCATTAGTTGCAGCTCCGCATAGTGTGGATAACGTAAAGGTTGTTAATGAACTTGAGGGAACGCCCATCGATCAAGTGTATATAGGCTCTTGTACCAACGGTAGGTTAAGTGATTTTGAGATAGCAGCTAAGATTATGAAAGGAAGAAAGGTTAAGACTAGGTGTATAGCAATTCCAGCCTCTTACAAAATGTTTAAAGAGGCCATGGAGAGAGGGTATATAGAAACGTTAGTAAACGCTGGATGTATTGTAACTTATGGGACTTGCGGACCTTGTTTAGGAGGACATTTCGGAATTGCGGGACCAGGTGAGAATGTTTTATCCACTAGTTCGAGGAACTTCAAAGGAAGAATGGGAAGTAATGATTCAAAAGTATATTTATCTGGACCAGCAGTAGCTGCTATTAGTGCATTAGAAGGTAAAATAACTGATCCAAGGGTGATCTAA
- a CDS encoding PaaI family thioesterase, giving the protein MISVEELNEVLKQEEIFNFIGIKFEKIDKGYAKLSFNYSDRLSRIGGILHGGVMLTAIDYAGSMAAKSLDNVKDEVTAELKVNFIKPMKQGPFTVEGKVISEGNRLVVIEISAYDGNGSLCAKALGTWVVYRF; this is encoded by the coding sequence ATGATCTCCGTTGAAGAATTAAACGAAGTTTTAAAACAAGAAGAAATATTTAACTTTATAGGTATAAAATTTGAAAAGATAGATAAAGGCTATGCTAAGCTCTCTTTTAATTATAGTGATAGGCTATCAAGAATAGGTGGCATTCTTCATGGAGGTGTAATGTTAACTGCTATAGATTATGCGGGAAGTATGGCAGCCAAATCATTAGATAACGTAAAAGATGAGGTAACAGCAGAATTAAAAGTGAACTTCATAAAGCCTATGAAACAAGGTCCTTTCACAGTGGAAGGTAAAGTAATAAGTGAGGGAAATAGGTTAGTCGTTATAGAAATTTCAGCTTATGATGGTAATGGTAGTTTATGTGCAAAGGCTTTAGGAACTTGGGTAGTCTATAGGTTCTGA
- a CDS encoding CoA ester lyase: MIRRSQLYVPSISEKMIRKSVELNADSIIFDLEDAVPPEDKERAREILIKLIKELDWGKRELCVRINSLQLSESFKDLATISKEEKITCIVVPKTENDLSFLFKATGKTLIPLIETAKGIAKIEDIVRSEGVEAISYGIADLSLSLGGDFTFYEKNEFIKTYIVNIAKAYDVDAIDKVYFDLKNQEGFRKECEEARKLGYVGKQVIHPSQVEIANQVFSPSKEEIEWARRVIEAYEKAKKEGRGAIRLDDKLVDYVHYKIAKRIIEFQNL; this comes from the coding sequence ATGATAAGAAGATCGCAGCTTTATGTCCCTTCTATCTCCGAAAAAATGATAAGGAAATCTGTTGAATTGAATGCTGACTCGATAATTTTTGATCTAGAAGACGCTGTTCCACCAGAGGATAAGGAAAGAGCAAGAGAAATTTTAATAAAGTTAATTAAGGAACTAGACTGGGGTAAGAGGGAGTTATGTGTAAGAATAAACTCGTTACAATTATCAGAATCTTTTAAGGATCTTGCAACGATTTCTAAAGAGGAAAAAATAACATGCATTGTAGTCCCAAAGACTGAAAACGATTTATCCTTTTTATTCAAGGCAACTGGTAAAACTCTTATTCCATTGATAGAGACCGCTAAAGGAATAGCCAAGATAGAGGATATTGTTAGATCTGAAGGAGTAGAGGCAATAAGTTACGGTATAGCTGATCTTTCATTATCATTAGGTGGAGATTTCACTTTTTATGAGAAGAACGAGTTCATTAAAACGTATATCGTAAATATAGCCAAAGCTTATGATGTTGACGCTATAGATAAGGTTTACTTTGATCTTAAAAACCAAGAGGGGTTTAGGAAAGAATGTGAAGAGGCTAGGAAGTTAGGATATGTAGGTAAACAAGTGATTCACCCTTCCCAAGTGGAGATAGCTAATCAAGTCTTCTCACCATCTAAGGAAGAAATAGAGTGGGCAAGAAGAGTTATTGAAGCTTATGAAAAGGCAAAAAAAGAGGGTAGAGGTGCAATAAGGTTAGATGACAAGTTGGTTGATTACGTACACTATAAGATAGCTAAGAGGATTATCGAGTTTCAGAACCTATAG
- a CDS encoding phosphoenolpyruvate carboxykinase (GTP): MKDDISFLSDFVSDRIIKKLESINNSSLTHFLRTYVELCEPESLYVSLGHESDKEYVKKKAIESKEEIKLKMEGHTIHFDHPLDQARAREDTFILTDNKIPFVNTKPREEGLREALSLLKGSMKGREMYVGFYSLGPRNSRFQILAVQITDSPYVIHSENILYRNAFEDFSNNKPFLKFIHSKGELNIKKRRIMIDVKEDTVYSVNTTYAGNSVGLKKLALRLTVTKAVREGWLSEHMAIVGFEGDNGIHYFTASFPSGSGKTSTAMLGSLISDDLAFIREVSGEVKAVNPEIGVFGIIQGINEKDDPVIWEVLHKPGEVIFSNVLMTEDGDVYWEGSGKTKPEKGYNYEGVWNKNSGKPASHPNARFTVPLTSFSNLDKNYDNPDGVSIDGIIFGVRDYSTLVPAVEAFSWNHGIITIGASMESARTSAVIGKADELEFNPMAILDFMPLSLGSYLNNYLNFGKKLKKVPKIFGFNYFLKDGNKFVNSKEDKKVWIKWAVLRVENSVDAIYTPIGFIPYYDDLKTLFMKVLGKEYGEKEYELQFSLKLRRYLEKTERILKVYSQISDTPSDVIGELKAQQDRLLEYINKYGDVVSPLKLSKD, from the coding sequence ATGAAGGATGATATAAGTTTTTTAAGCGACTTCGTTTCGGACAGAATAATTAAAAAATTAGAAAGTATTAATAATAGTTCATTAACGCATTTTTTGAGAACCTATGTAGAATTATGTGAACCAGAGAGCCTATACGTTTCGTTAGGTCATGAAAGTGATAAAGAGTATGTTAAAAAGAAGGCAATAGAGTCTAAAGAGGAAATAAAGTTGAAGATGGAAGGTCACACAATTCACTTCGATCATCCATTGGATCAAGCTAGGGCCAGAGAGGATACATTCATCTTAACTGACAACAAAATTCCTTTCGTAAACACAAAACCTAGAGAAGAAGGTTTAAGAGAAGCTTTATCCTTGTTAAAGGGTTCAATGAAAGGTAGAGAAATGTATGTAGGTTTCTACTCATTAGGTCCCAGAAATTCTCGTTTTCAGATTTTAGCAGTCCAGATTACTGATTCTCCTTACGTAATACATAGTGAAAACATACTATATAGAAACGCTTTCGAAGATTTCTCAAATAATAAGCCATTCCTAAAATTTATCCACTCTAAAGGTGAACTAAATATTAAAAAAAGGAGGATAATGATAGACGTTAAAGAAGATACTGTGTATAGCGTTAATACAACCTATGCCGGCAATAGTGTAGGTCTAAAGAAACTAGCCTTAAGGCTTACCGTTACGAAGGCTGTAAGGGAGGGATGGCTTTCAGAACATATGGCAATAGTAGGATTTGAAGGTGATAATGGGATACACTACTTCACAGCATCGTTTCCCTCTGGATCGGGAAAAACGTCTACTGCTATGTTAGGTTCATTAATAAGTGATGACTTAGCGTTTATACGAGAAGTTAGCGGAGAGGTTAAGGCGGTTAATCCTGAAATTGGAGTATTTGGAATCATTCAAGGGATAAATGAAAAAGACGATCCCGTAATTTGGGAAGTATTACATAAGCCGGGGGAAGTCATATTCTCAAATGTGTTGATGACTGAGGATGGAGATGTTTATTGGGAGGGAAGTGGAAAAACCAAACCAGAGAAAGGTTATAATTATGAGGGAGTGTGGAATAAGAATAGTGGCAAACCTGCCTCACATCCTAATGCAAGATTTACCGTGCCTTTGACGTCCTTTAGTAATTTAGATAAAAATTACGATAATCCAGACGGTGTAAGTATTGATGGAATAATATTTGGAGTGAGAGACTACTCTACATTAGTTCCAGCTGTTGAGGCTTTTTCGTGGAACCATGGCATCATTACCATTGGTGCCTCCATGGAATCAGCTAGGACATCAGCGGTCATAGGTAAGGCAGACGAGTTAGAATTTAATCCGATGGCTATTCTAGATTTCATGCCATTATCCTTGGGGAGTTATTTGAATAATTATTTAAATTTTGGAAAAAAATTAAAAAAGGTCCCAAAGATATTTGGATTTAATTACTTCTTAAAGGACGGAAATAAATTCGTAAACTCAAAAGAGGATAAGAAAGTTTGGATAAAATGGGCAGTGTTAAGAGTGGAAAACTCTGTTGACGCAATTTATACACCTATTGGTTTTATACCCTATTATGATGATCTGAAAACCCTATTCATGAAGGTTTTAGGCAAGGAGTATGGAGAAAAAGAATATGAGTTGCAGTTCTCTTTAAAGTTAAGAAGATATTTGGAGAAAACTGAAAGGATTCTAAAAGTTTACAGTCAAATTTCAGATACGCCTTCTGACGTCATAGGTGAGTTAAAAGCTCAACAAGACAGGTTATTAGAATATATTAACAAGTACGGTGATGTTGTCTCTCCTTTAAAGCTAAGTAAAGATTAA
- the sdx gene encoding sulredoxin — protein MAWKRTISAKALEKAKYASVKVEDKVIFIANINGKLYAMDAVCSHARCILGILDEEKLTVKCPCHHALYDLNTGKMLEPPYVAPDAPKDKLGLKTYQIRDNNGWIEVDV, from the coding sequence ATGGCGTGGAAAAGAACTATTTCGGCTAAGGCTCTCGAGAAGGCAAAATACGCCTCGGTAAAGGTTGAAGATAAGGTAATATTCATAGCAAATATAAATGGAAAACTTTACGCAATGGATGCAGTTTGTAGCCATGCTAGATGTATATTAGGAATTTTAGATGAAGAAAAGTTAACTGTTAAGTGCCCATGTCATCACGCATTATATGATCTCAACACTGGTAAAATGCTTGAACCTCCGTATGTAGCTCCAGATGCTCCAAAGGACAAACTAGGTCTGAAAACCTATCAAATAAGGGATAATAATGGTTGGATAGAGGTAGACGTATAA
- a CDS encoding GntR family transcriptional regulator translates to MSLSQTAYEKILEFVVSGKYRPGSILKEEELASLLNISRTPIREALVRLEKEGIIVKNGKSYSVIPLSESDIIQLYEVRIPLEAEASKLASMRATQEEIDNMLRLIDQIRNTKENDPLKLANLNGNLHSLIAEASHNKYIVDILNNIRLKLKIVRVTLFTSYQRRDEELKEHEEIVLAIRDKKVELAYEMMKKHEENVLNYVKLNVLPLLFR, encoded by the coding sequence ATGTCATTATCACAAACAGCTTATGAAAAAATTCTAGAATTCGTTGTCAGTGGAAAGTATAGACCGGGTAGTATATTGAAAGAAGAGGAGTTGGCATCATTACTTAACATCAGTAGAACTCCAATTAGAGAAGCATTAGTGAGACTGGAAAAAGAAGGAATAATTGTAAAGAATGGCAAATCATACTCGGTAATACCTCTATCAGAAAGTGATATAATTCAGCTTTATGAGGTTAGGATTCCGCTTGAAGCTGAAGCTTCAAAATTAGCTTCAATGCGAGCTACTCAAGAGGAAATAGACAACATGCTTAGGTTAATAGATCAAATAAGGAATACTAAGGAAAACGATCCGCTAAAATTAGCAAATCTTAACGGTAACCTACACAGTTTGATAGCCGAGGCTTCGCACAATAAATATATTGTGGATATTTTAAATAATATCAGATTGAAGTTAAAAATTGTAAGAGTGACGCTTTTTACTAGCTACCAGAGAAGGGATGAAGAATTAAAGGAACATGAAGAGATAGTTCTAGCAATAAGGGATAAGAAGGTTGAATTGGCTTACGAAATGATGAAAAAGCATGAAGAAAACGTGCTAAACTATGTAAAACTAAACGTTCTCCCTTTGCTTTTTAGATAA
- a CDS encoding SDR family NAD(P)-dependent oxidoreductase encodes MQISLKDKVCLITGGTHGIGLVTAKLFSDLGCRVIALGRKITNQIDNIEFYKVDLTSRKEVLSFIDWYKNNIGIIHCLINNASVNSRYSILDVTLEEWDKMIELELTSPMLLSKMAAELMIKNKIKGKIINISAIQAYYPLHHSLPYVTVKGGLIAMTKSLAVDLGKYGIQVIAVLPGPIYTKGDSVPEELDSRAATLLGRMGRAIEVANLLAFLVSDYNTFITGSEIVIDGGRIISRKPDPEEISRGEV; translated from the coding sequence ATGCAAATATCTCTTAAGGATAAGGTATGTTTAATTACCGGTGGAACTCACGGTATAGGTCTGGTGACAGCCAAACTATTCTCAGATTTAGGTTGTAGAGTTATAGCATTAGGTAGAAAAATTACTAATCAAATTGATAATATTGAGTTTTATAAAGTTGACCTAACTTCCAGAAAAGAAGTTCTCTCTTTCATAGATTGGTACAAAAATAACATAGGCATTATTCACTGTTTAATTAATAATGCTTCGGTAAATTCGAGGTACTCCATTCTAGATGTAACCTTGGAAGAGTGGGATAAGATGATTGAGTTAGAGTTAACCTCACCCATGCTTCTATCCAAAATGGCTGCAGAACTGATGATAAAGAATAAAATTAAGGGAAAAATAATTAATATCTCTGCGATACAAGCATATTATCCTCTTCATCATTCGTTACCTTACGTGACGGTTAAAGGTGGGCTTATAGCAATGACTAAGAGCCTAGCAGTAGATTTGGGCAAATACGGAATTCAAGTTATTGCAGTATTACCCGGACCAATATACACTAAAGGAGATAGCGTACCAGAGGAATTAGATAGTAGAGCTGCAACGTTGTTAGGGAGAATGGGTAGGGCAATAGAGGTGGCTAATTTACTAGCGTTTTTAGTTTCAGATTATAACACTTTCATCACGGGTAGTGAGATTGTCATTGATGGAGGTAGGATCATTAGTAGAAAGCCTGATCCAGAGGAGATATCTAGAGGCGAAGTTTAG
- a CDS encoding SelT/SelW/SelH family protein yields the protein MQDPVCKMEVENTTPFKVNYKGITYYFCSSHCLEEFKKDPLRYVKKEDLNKKIDVKVVYCRPCKYMDRALDLAKDILSYFEEANVELVQGDRGIFDVYINDELVFSRYNQKRFPDHQEILQEISKRLQKSLAS from the coding sequence ATGCAAGATCCGGTATGTAAAATGGAAGTCGAGAATACAACTCCCTTCAAGGTAAACTATAAAGGAATAACATACTATTTCTGCTCTTCTCACTGTTTAGAGGAGTTTAAAAAAGATCCATTAAGGTACGTTAAAAAAGAAGATTTGAATAAAAAGATAGATGTTAAAGTAGTTTATTGTAGACCTTGCAAATACATGGATAGAGCGTTAGACCTAGCAAAGGATATCCTTAGTTACTTTGAGGAGGCTAACGTGGAATTGGTGCAAGGGGATAGGGGAATATTCGATGTTTATATAAATGACGAATTAGTATTTTCGAGGTATAATCAAAAAAGGTTCCCTGACCATCAAGAAATATTACAAGAGATAAGTAAGAGATTACAGAAATCACTTGCCAGCTAA
- a CDS encoding ABC transporter permease subunit, with the protein MNTVLLLTLATLASSGRVFLTIGLSILTGWLLGYIAVKNRAFENAYVSLIEVFESVPVISFFPIVLIFFVYRIGGYLGIELAVDFLVFTAVVWNIWVGIYQAFKTIPLDLIEVVDNYRLGFLDKMRKLYIPYSWPRIAANLIPSFADAFFYITVSEVFSIGTSTYHVFGIGTLIAELSAENNYIAVGEGLAILAVFVSIFTYLLRRFAVYTVSKYGLDTEIKVSKRGKIRIRYTTRISNTLAPFTKLSKYATRVTRIVSRTSTEEEAKRTMPWRYLGIGIALAILALIIYGAFSTITSIPKSTWAYLISTTPSDLYSLLIDYARVAFIAVVSFVFALFLGYYIAINEKAEKVAIPIIQTFASFPAPTYFPLLLAATIGIVSKILGGWTNEFYVILLGFISTFYYVFYSYWLGIKNMPQQYWEIMKNYNFSFWQKMRYVIIPATFPYIIAGISSTINSAWGGLAIGEYWQGIYDSYTLQVSHGIMKDIALATANGNIPLAAWDSLLFGIVVVIYSILFTRKLMDIAREKYVAEEGIYLA; encoded by the coding sequence ATGAACACGGTTTTATTGTTAACCTTAGCCACTTTAGCATCATCAGGTAGAGTGTTCCTAACAATAGGTTTATCTATTCTAACTGGTTGGCTATTAGGATATATTGCTGTAAAAAATAGAGCTTTCGAAAACGCTTATGTATCATTAATTGAGGTTTTTGAGTCTGTCCCCGTAATATCATTCTTTCCTATAGTTCTCATATTTTTCGTTTACAGAATAGGAGGTTACTTAGGTATAGAACTTGCAGTTGACTTTCTAGTCTTTACTGCAGTGGTGTGGAATATATGGGTAGGAATCTATCAAGCCTTTAAAACAATTCCATTAGACCTAATTGAAGTAGTAGATAACTATAGATTAGGTTTTTTGGATAAAATGAGGAAACTATACATTCCTTATTCATGGCCTAGGATAGCAGCTAATTTAATACCTAGCTTTGCAGATGCGTTCTTTTATATAACAGTTAGTGAAGTTTTCTCCATAGGTACTTCTACTTATCACGTATTTGGAATAGGTACACTAATAGCTGAATTATCAGCTGAAAATAATTACATTGCTGTAGGTGAGGGATTAGCAATTTTAGCTGTCTTCGTAAGTATTTTTACATATCTTTTGAGGAGATTTGCAGTATATACTGTCTCCAAATACGGTCTAGATACAGAGATAAAAGTATCTAAAAGAGGTAAGATAAGAATAAGGTATACAACAAGAATTTCTAACACTTTAGCACCATTTACTAAACTATCAAAGTATGCAACCAGAGTAACCAGAATCGTTAGTAGGACTAGTACTGAGGAAGAGGCAAAGAGGACTATGCCATGGAGATATTTAGGAATAGGTATCGCGCTAGCAATTTTAGCCCTTATCATATATGGAGCGTTTTCCACGATTACCTCCATACCTAAGTCTACGTGGGCTTATTTAATATCAACCACACCATCAGACCTTTATAGTTTATTAATAGACTACGCTAGAGTCGCCTTTATAGCAGTTGTAAGCTTTGTTTTTGCTCTATTCTTGGGTTATTATATTGCAATTAACGAAAAGGCTGAAAAGGTAGCTATACCAATAATACAGACTTTCGCGTCTTTTCCAGCTCCGACGTACTTTCCCCTTCTTTTAGCGGCAACTATAGGGATAGTTAGTAAGATATTAGGGGGATGGACTAACGAGTTTTATGTGATACTTTTAGGATTTATCTCAACATTTTATTATGTCTTTTACAGCTATTGGCTTGGAATTAAGAATATGCCTCAACAATATTGGGAAATAATGAAGAACTATAACTTCTCGTTCTGGCAAAAAATGAGATATGTGATAATTCCTGCTACTTTTCCTTACATAATAGCAGGTATCTCAAGTACAATAAATAGTGCTTGGGGAGGATTAGCGATAGGCGAGTACTGGCAAGGAATTTATGATAGTTACACCTTACAAGTTTCTCATGGTATAATGAAAGATATAGCTCTAGCCACAGCTAATGGCAATATACCTTTAGCGGCGTGGGACTCATTATTATTTGGTATAGTTGTAGTGATATACTCCATATTATTCACCAGAAAATTAATGGATATAGCTAGAGAGAAGTATGTTGCAGAGGAAGGAATTTACTTAGCTTAA
- a CDS encoding FAD-binding oxidoreductase produces MDFHELSDIPHSVEQREDFSGEKVNPLIVFYPRSEEDVVRIVKFANSNKIPIIPWGSGTSLTGAVSCDKNCILIDMSRMNKVIEINEIDWYVRVQPGMKLVDLFEELEKKGFMLPPDPASFFLCSVGGAVSESSGGMKGVKYGSFREWVLAIKVVLPSGEVVKIGEPLRKNRAGYDILHLFVGSEGTLGVITEIWLRIIPLPKRKIVTILALLRDFESAGEVILGLRKNRILPELSEYVDSDVIKALNKHLNAGLKETEGGMLLISVEEDLVNDVLKVLDGKAVEVKVAEGEEAEKLYSLRAQAAIAVKAEAKNVFYAEDIVVPISKLPEAIKRLKEIGNKYNTKFYVISHIGDGNLHPNIVIEDEELRQRAFEEIARMAIELGGSVSGEHGIGVQKAKLMAEQLIKHNGYRVLDLMYQIKRLIDPNDIMNPNKFVELSYKLADSYK; encoded by the coding sequence ATGGACTTTCATGAGTTAAGTGATATCCCACACAGTGTTGAACAAAGAGAAGATTTCTCCGGAGAGAAAGTAAATCCATTAATCGTTTTCTATCCTAGGAGTGAGGAAGATGTAGTTAGAATAGTAAAATTTGCAAACAGTAATAAAATTCCTATTATACCTTGGGGGTCTGGTACTAGTTTAACCGGAGCGGTATCGTGTGATAAAAACTGTATCCTAATTGATATGTCAAGGATGAATAAGGTGATTGAAATTAATGAGATAGATTGGTATGTAAGAGTCCAACCTGGTATGAAGTTAGTGGATCTATTTGAGGAATTGGAGAAGAAAGGTTTCATGCTACCTCCGGATCCGGCAAGTTTCTTTCTATGTAGTGTAGGAGGTGCTGTTTCAGAATCTTCTGGCGGAATGAAGGGGGTTAAGTATGGTTCATTTAGGGAATGGGTTTTAGCGATAAAGGTAGTATTACCAAGTGGTGAAGTGGTAAAAATTGGAGAGCCTTTGAGAAAAAATAGAGCTGGATATGATATTTTACATTTATTTGTAGGAAGTGAGGGTACATTAGGTGTCATTACTGAAATATGGTTGAGAATAATCCCTTTACCTAAGAGAAAGATTGTTACCATATTAGCTTTACTTAGAGATTTTGAATCTGCCGGAGAAGTTATTTTGGGTCTAAGGAAGAATAGAATACTGCCAGAGCTCTCAGAGTACGTGGATTCTGACGTCATTAAAGCTTTAAATAAGCATCTAAACGCTGGGCTAAAAGAGACTGAGGGTGGTATGTTACTAATTTCAGTTGAGGAAGATTTAGTTAATGATGTTCTTAAAGTTTTAGATGGTAAAGCTGTTGAGGTTAAAGTGGCTGAGGGAGAAGAGGCTGAGAAGTTATATTCTTTAAGGGCTCAAGCAGCAATAGCGGTTAAAGCTGAGGCTAAGAACGTGTTTTATGCTGAAGATATTGTAGTTCCTATTTCAAAATTGCCGGAGGCAATAAAGAGACTAAAAGAGATAGGTAATAAATATAATACTAAATTTTATGTAATCTCGCATATTGGAGATGGAAACTTACACCCTAATATTGTGATAGAGGATGAGGAGTTAAGACAAAGAGCCTTTGAGGAAATTGCTAGAATGGCTATAGAACTAGGAGGCTCTGTTAGTGGGGAACATGGAATAGGTGTCCAAAAAGCGAAGTTAATGGCTGAACAATTAATCAAGCATAATGGTTACAGAGTTTTAGATCTTATGTATCAGATTAAGAGGCTAATTGACCCTAATGACATTATGAACCCCAATAAATTTGTAGAATTATCGTATAAGTTAGCCGATTCGTATAAATAA
- a CDS encoding 3-isopropylmalate dehydratase small subunit, with protein sequence MIIEGPVMKFGDKIDTDIIIPARYLKYTDPQYLAQHAMEPLDPEFYKKASKGVVIVAGKVFGMGSSREQAAIALKAAGVKAVIAESFARIFYRNAINNGLPVITLPNATKELSEGITVKVNVETGEIEAGNKLLRGKGITGMALEIIKAGGIMEYLKNMQRVSRN encoded by the coding sequence GTGATAATAGAAGGTCCAGTCATGAAATTTGGAGATAAAATAGATACTGATATTATAATTCCTGCTAGATATCTAAAATACACAGATCCTCAATATTTAGCTCAACACGCTATGGAACCTTTAGATCCGGAGTTTTATAAGAAGGCTAGCAAGGGTGTCGTTATAGTTGCTGGTAAAGTATTCGGGATGGGTTCATCAAGGGAACAAGCAGCCATAGCCTTGAAAGCGGCTGGAGTAAAAGCTGTAATAGCTGAGTCTTTTGCCAGGATATTTTATAGAAACGCAATAAATAATGGTCTTCCCGTAATAACATTGCCTAACGCTACAAAAGAGTTAAGTGAAGGTATTACAGTAAAGGTTAATGTGGAGACTGGTGAAATAGAAGCTGGGAATAAGTTGTTAAGAGGTAAGGGGATAACGGGGATGGCTTTAGAAATCATTAAGGCTGGAGGTATTATGGAATATTTGAAGAATATGCAGAGAGTTAGCCGAAACTAA
- a CDS encoding ABC transporter ATP-binding protein: protein MFTRERELVAIVGPTGVGKSTLLRILGGFIRPSKGEVRLLGKLVLSPSPKIALIHQSIATFPWLTALDNVKLGLMNRKLPKEEEDKIARHALEIVGLQGFESFYPKQMSGGMRQRIAIARALVADPLVLLMDEPFSHLDELTAEGLRQEIYSMLFNEGTTLKSVVLVSHNLNEVVELADRVYVLNGRPANVVGEVEITLERPRNPKDERFQEYLDVLYGLLTPIKGGEKV, encoded by the coding sequence ATGTTTACCCGGGAGAGGGAGTTGGTCGCAATAGTTGGACCAACTGGAGTTGGAAAGTCTACTCTACTTAGGATATTGGGTGGTTTCATTCGACCCTCAAAGGGGGAAGTTAGGCTTCTTGGGAAGCTGGTATTAAGTCCATCTCCTAAGATTGCCTTAATACATCAATCTATTGCTACTTTTCCTTGGCTTACGGCACTAGATAACGTTAAGTTAGGCTTAATGAACAGAAAGTTACCCAAAGAGGAGGAAGATAAGATAGCTAGACACGCTTTGGAAATTGTTGGGCTTCAAGGTTTTGAGAGCTTTTATCCTAAACAGATGAGTGGTGGTATGAGGCAAAGGATTGCTATTGCGAGAGCATTGGTTGCAGACCCCTTAGTTCTTTTAATGGATGAACCTTTTTCTCATTTAGATGAGTTAACTGCTGAGGGCTTAAGGCAAGAAATCTATTCTATGCTATTTAATGAGGGTACTACATTAAAGAGTGTAGTTCTTGTATCTCATAACTTAAATGAAGTAGTCGAACTGGCTGATAGAGTTTACGTCCTAAATGGAAGACCAGCCAATGTGGTAGGTGAAGTAGAAATTACGTTAGAAAGACCTAGAAATCCTAAGGATGAGCGTTTTCAAGAATACCTAGACGTCCTCTACGGTTTGTTAACCCCAATTAAGGGGGGCGAGAAAGTATGA